One window of Dehalobacterium formicoaceticum genomic DNA carries:
- a CDS encoding transposase, translated as MERRQFTPEYKTKIVLEILKEEISIGEIASRESINRTQLQNWKKEFLENASRVFAQSKTEREAQQMVKEANEREQNLMVKIGQLTVENDWLKKKSAQVRARIQLGE; from the coding sequence ATGGAACGACGTCAATTTACACCTGAATATAAAACTAAAATCGTGCTTGAAATATTAAAAGAAGAAATATCAATTGGCGAGATAGCCAGCAGGGAGAGTATTAATCGAACACAGCTTCAAAACTGGAAAAAAGAGTTTTTAGAAAATGCAAGCCGTGTATTCGCGCAAAGCAAAACCGAACGTGAAGCCCAACAAATGGTAAAGGAGGCAAATGAGAGAGAGCAGAATTTAATGGTCAAAATTGGTCAGCTCACCGTAGAGAATGACTGGCTCAAAAAAAAATCTGCTCAAGTGCGTGCTCGGATCCAACTGGGAGAATAA
- a CDS encoding IS3 family transposase has translation MKRQYELLKVNRTSVYYKPIKPSNEDYEREEYIKARLDYWHTKMPYLGVRRLVRKLRGEDNITIGRKLVKRYMAEIGIYCIFPKPNLSKRNQQQVDTIFKDSTEIKHRVTEIKNSSSPIFIK, from the coding sequence GTGAAGCGTCAATACGAGCTACTGAAAGTAAATCGAACAAGTGTATATTACAAACCCATAAAGCCTTCAAATGAAGACTATGAAAGAGAAGAATATATAAAAGCAAGGCTTGATTATTGGCACACAAAAATGCCTTATTTAGGCGTCAGGCGGCTTGTTAGAAAGCTACGAGGGGAGGATAATATTACAATAGGAAGAAAGCTGGTAAAAAGGTATATGGCTGAGATCGGGATATATTGTATATTCCCGAAACCTAATTTATCAAAACGAAATCAACAGCAGGTGGACACTATATTTAAGGACAGCACAGAAATCAAGCATAGAGTCACTGAAATTAAAAACTCCTCATCACCGATATTCATAAAATAA
- a CDS encoding BlaI/MecI/CopY family transcriptional regulator translates to MTNFQKLSETEMEVMQIIWASDHPITSGELLDIFAQQKGKEWKGQTMATFLARLVEKGVLTSIKQGRANIYRPRMSLEEYRSQEAKSLLETLYEGSVKNFLATLYDGKELAKDEMTELRRWFAEKAGEKNG, encoded by the coding sequence ATGACTAATTTTCAAAAACTATCGGAAACGGAAATGGAAGTGATGCAAATTATCTGGGCTTCTGACCATCCCATTACATCCGGCGAACTGCTTGATATTTTTGCACAGCAAAAGGGCAAGGAGTGGAAAGGACAAACAATGGCAACCTTTCTGGCAAGGCTGGTTGAAAAGGGTGTCCTGACTTCCATCAAACAAGGTCGGGCGAATATTTACAGGCCTCGCATGTCGCTGGAAGAATATCGGAGCCAAGAAGCAAAGAGCCTACTTGAAACGCTGTATGAGGGTTCGGTTAAAAATTTCCTGGCAACGCTCTATGACGGCAAAGAGCTGGCAAAAGATGAAATGACCGAGTTAAGACGCTGGTTCGCTGAAAAGGCAGGTGAGAAGAATGGGTAA
- a CDS encoding Rpn family recombination-promoting nuclease/putative transposase: MKVQNPHDKFFKKTFGDVAVAGDFLDNYLPQSIVDIIDIDTLEAQKDSYINKELQESFSDLLFKADINNREGYLYFLFEHKSYPSRDVAFQLLKYMVEIWNTKAENITQLPVIIPLVIYHGKDGWNIKPTLGEIILGYEDLPVDVQALIPNYKYLLYDLSRYTDEQIKGAVENKIAMTMMRDMPRKNIDEILKFVLRGSIHLLELEDKQTGMEYFETLIRYLLSARSDLTKDAFNELVKQIETIYPEGSERIMTLAEQFREEGMEKGMEQGMQQGMEKGMEKGEAKALVRTAIKLLTRKFGSVPEDLKQGITKLDVPTLEVIIEGVSEYKGLDEVKRYLQ, encoded by the coding sequence ATGAAGGTTCAGAATCCACACGATAAATTCTTCAAAAAGACCTTTGGAGATGTGGCCGTGGCTGGGGATTTCTTAGATAATTATTTACCTCAAAGCATCGTGGATATAATAGATATAGATACATTGGAGGCGCAGAAAGATAGTTACATCAATAAAGAGCTGCAGGAGAGTTTTTCGGATCTTCTTTTTAAAGCCGACATAAATAATCGGGAAGGTTATCTTTATTTTCTCTTTGAACATAAAAGCTATCCTAGCCGTGATGTAGCCTTTCAGCTCTTGAAATATATGGTGGAAATTTGGAACACAAAGGCCGAAAATATTACCCAACTACCGGTAATCATTCCACTAGTAATATACCATGGCAAGGATGGCTGGAACATAAAACCCACCTTGGGAGAAATAATTTTAGGGTATGAGGATCTGCCGGTGGATGTGCAGGCACTCATTCCGAATTATAAGTATTTACTTTATGACCTATCAAGGTATACCGATGAGCAAATAAAAGGTGCAGTAGAAAACAAAATTGCAATGACTATGATGCGGGATATGCCACGGAAGAATATCGACGAAATCCTAAAGTTTGTTTTGAGGGGATCCATTCATTTGCTGGAGCTTGAAGATAAACAGACAGGGATGGAATATTTTGAGACCCTGATCAGATATCTGCTCAGTGCCAGGAGTGATTTAACCAAAGATGCTTTTAACGAATTGGTTAAGCAAATCGAAACCATCTATCCGGAAGGGAGTGAAAGGATAATGACTCTAGCTGAACAGTTTAGGGAAGAAGGCATGGAAAAAGGTATGGAACAAGGCATGCAACAAGGCATGGAAAAAGGCATGGAAAAAGGGGAAGCCAAAGCCCTTGTGAGAACGGCGATAAAGTTACTTACTAGAAAATTCGGTTCCGTACCGGAAGATTTAAAACAAGGCATAACGAAATTAGATGTACCGACACTGGAGGTCATAATTGAAGGTGTTTCGGAATATAAAGGCCTTGATGAAGTAAAAAGGTATCTCCAGTAA
- a CDS encoding M56 family metallopeptidase — protein MGNLLSILLAMSIAGSIVVGLMLLLRRVTVKIFPAKWQYGIGKIAIAFFLIPVYLFAGKLPLSQSIMESYPAEPSAIQNALPSHALMDAMGTLMKHFTFEVMEAFVFIWIFGAVLFAGWYFYCYRRFSRQLWADSLPVPEDTAAILLSSCKTALGIPDEVKLMLNPKITSPMLVGLRRPTILLPAYRISEIDLNLVLIHELMHVKRKDLWVKMFALIAGTLHWFNPFVHVLRKDISTWGELSCDEALAAEMSHEERKLYGEAILNTLDNYSGMNTAFCSSLCESKKHIERRLTMLLNVKKTKKHITIFAVAAVVAITSIGTTVSALAAENTLQLEGGSNITVVSENGSAISYNQEGDVVQANPKDSYVPHELSYEEIMERIKLHEEKGIPVPQAYLDAVK, from the coding sequence ATGGGTAATCTGTTGTCAATTCTCCTTGCCATGTCTATTGCGGGAAGTATAGTTGTCGGGTTGATGCTTCTGCTTCGGCGCGTTACGGTGAAAATTTTTCCTGCCAAGTGGCAATACGGAATTGGAAAGATAGCGATAGCTTTTTTTCTAATACCTGTTTACCTCTTTGCCGGGAAGCTCCCTTTGTCTCAGTCTATTATGGAGAGTTATCCTGCCGAACCGTCGGCTATCCAGAATGCACTACCATCACACGCTTTAATGGATGCAATGGGCACATTGATGAAGCATTTCACGTTTGAAGTAATGGAAGCATTTGTGTTTATTTGGATTTTTGGTGCAGTGCTGTTTGCTGGATGGTATTTCTATTGCTACCGCAGATTCAGTAGACAGCTTTGGGCTGACAGCCTTCCCGTACCAGAGGACACCGCAGCCATTCTGCTTTCCTCATGCAAAACGGCTTTAGGCATTCCCGACGAAGTAAAACTCATGCTGAACCCAAAAATCACAAGCCCTATGCTTGTGGGGCTGCGCCGCCCCACGATACTGTTACCAGCCTACAGAATATCAGAAATTGACTTGAATCTGGTGTTGATCCATGAGCTAATGCACGTGAAACGCAAGGATTTATGGGTAAAAATGTTTGCCCTAATTGCAGGAACGCTGCACTGGTTTAACCCTTTTGTCCATGTTCTCCGCAAGGATATAAGCACATGGGGAGAGTTATCCTGTGACGAGGCCTTAGCAGCAGAAATGTCTCACGAGGAAAGAAAACTTTACGGCGAAGCCATCTTGAACACGCTGGATAACTATTCCGGCATGAACACGGCTTTTTGTTCTTCCCTATGCGAAAGCAAGAAGCACATTGAAAGGAGATTAACCATGTTATTAAATGTTAAGAAAACGAAGAAGCATATTACGATTTTTGCTGTTGCAGCAGTCGTAGCAATCACAAGTATCGGAACAACTGTCTCTGCATTAGCTGCGGAGAATACCCTCCAATTGGAAGGTGGAAGTAACATAACGGTGGTAAGTGAGAATGGAAGCGCAATATCCTATAATCAAGAAGGTGATGTGGTACAGGCGAACCCAAAAGATAGCTATGTTCCGCATGAACTTAGCTACGAAGAAATTATGGAACGAATCAAACTCCATGAAGAAAAAGGCATTCCTGTGCCGCAGGCTTACCTTGATGCGGTGAAATAG
- a CDS encoding TIGR04076 family protein: MTKCKITVLKREFYPDLAKEYIPFPDYGPCHMMKEGDVFLTGGPFGNEKPEGFCSMAWQAIALHATSLSSGGKVFGIDSVHIVCCNDGVRPVIFRIESYQDE, translated from the coding sequence ATGACAAAATGTAAAATAACTGTATTAAAAAGAGAGTTTTACCCCGATTTAGCAAAAGAATATATTCCTTTTCCCGACTATGGCCCATGTCACATGATGAAAGAAGGAGATGTATTCCTAACGGGCGGGCCATTTGGCAATGAGAAGCCAGAGGGTTTTTGTTCTATGGCTTGGCAAGCAATTGCACTGCACGCAACTTCGTTATCAAGTGGTGGCAAAGTTTTTGGCATAGATTCGGTTCATATAGTATGCTGCAATGATGGCGTTCGTCCAGTTATATTTAGAATTGAATCGTATCAAGATGAGTAG
- a CDS encoding DUF4368 domain-containing protein, with translation MTGGDLRRVTHYARQHEFLFAKHITQKNSAEIRREIAQTERDLENLKRRDTELTVLFKRLYEDNVLGKIPNEVFRKLSDDYLSEQKEIQTTIPKKESELERLKASVINASAFIDKAKQYTEINEFTAELLHLFIERVEVEERTEKWSRTAMQEINIYYRDIGLLDNMIEAQAEEQEQPQTSIEVA, from the coding sequence GTGACAGGGGGCGATCTGCGCAGGGTGACCCACTACGCAAGGCAGCATGAATTCCTTTTTGCCAAGCATATAACACAGAAAAACAGTGCTGAAATTCGCAGAGAGATTGCACAAACCGAGCGAGATTTAGAAAATCTTAAACGTAGGGATACCGAGCTGACGGTCTTGTTCAAGCGGCTTTACGAGGACAATGTCCTTGGAAAAATCCCAAACGAGGTATTCCGCAAGCTCAGCGATGACTATCTTTCAGAACAAAAAGAAATCCAGACCACAATCCCGAAAAAGGAAAGCGAGCTGGAAAGGTTAAAAGCTTCTGTCATCAACGCCAGTGCTTTCATTGACAAGGCGAAGCAGTACACTGAAATCAATGAATTTACCGCCGAGCTACTCCACCTCTTCATTGAGCGAGTGGAAGTCGAAGAACGCACCGAAAAATGGTCACGCACCGCCATGCAGGAAATCAATATTTACTACCGAGATATAGGGCTGCTGGATAATATGATTGAAGCGCAAGCAGAAGAACAGGAACAGCCTCAAACATCAATAGAGGTAGCATAA